Proteins encoded together in one Aminipila butyrica window:
- a CDS encoding ABC transporter permease codes for MLPIIKTEFLKLKRFHILMIGLIGMTLPAVLSIFTQAVAIPETTVEVFDFSALFSSTIWNSATIFMPVIFTLIGGYLIHREYTDNTLKNILPVPISFQRLLWGKLLAMGILSILFGVYSYAVTLVVGVFAGISGLNIAVLFTGLFQTVGIAFFTYMAILPILAFTSRKPGIFMGGVMVSFIFGYSAMFIKNVAMRSLYPILSGLTVIGFDTGTFMNTSEAGSRILSLLSLIVMLLLTSVMVICTKPPQAGYKPKKHKTASLFLRAGPKGR; via the coding sequence ATGCTTCCTATTATAAAAACCGAGTTTTTAAAATTGAAAAGATTCCATATTTTGATGATTGGTCTCATTGGAATGACCCTTCCGGCCGTTTTGTCTATCTTCACCCAAGCCGTGGCCATTCCAGAGACCACCGTAGAAGTGTTTGACTTTTCGGCGCTTTTCAGCAGCACCATATGGAATAGTGCAACCATTTTCATGCCTGTTATTTTTACATTGATAGGGGGATATCTAATCCATCGGGAATACACCGATAATACCTTAAAAAATATCTTGCCTGTGCCGATAAGCTTTCAGCGATTATTATGGGGAAAACTGCTGGCAATGGGCATCTTAAGCATTTTGTTTGGGGTTTATAGCTATGCTGTAACGTTGGTTGTGGGGGTGTTTGCCGGTATTTCGGGATTGAATATTGCCGTTTTATTCACTGGGCTTTTTCAGACGGTAGGGATTGCATTTTTCACTTACATGGCTATTTTGCCCATCCTTGCGTTTACAAGCCGGAAGCCGGGAATTTTCATGGGCGGCGTGATGGTATCCTTTATTTTTGGATATAGTGCCATGTTTATAAAAAATGTCGCCATGCGCAGTCTGTATCCAATTTTGTCAGGCTTGACAGTCATAGGCTTTGATACGGGAACCTTTATGAATACATCCGAAGCCGGAAGCCGCATCTTGTCCCTGTTATCCTTAATAGTGATGCTTTTGCTTACAAGTGTGATGGTGATATGCACAAAGCCTCCGCAAGCAGGTTACAAGCCTAAAAAACATAAAACAGCCAGTCTGTTCCTCAGAGCGGGACCAAAAGGCCGATGA
- a CDS encoding ABC transporter permease, translating into MRNLLLSELKKFKRKKLFFFGIVAAFIFPLFNAVLLSDSDFASIQSGVREDNAFLLLMPLLIILAVNLFFVEQDNDTLKNLLCIPISTTQLVVVKLLVLLIFSVSFQLTGFAVSTVLAVVQNIPLNHFAFQLLLTASTAVLMWAAALPCIALVVWFNKSYILSVIIVFFYTLLNYALHFSNTVIMQPLGINAGTLMPVPIIFRWLYQFYTPIGEIQTEFYNRFSQYFVSSPVCFGVLLAEAAVCIFFMARIYRRREV; encoded by the coding sequence TTGCGTAACCTGCTTCTCAGTGAATTAAAAAAGTTTAAAAGGAAGAAACTATTTTTCTTTGGTATTGTGGCTGCTTTTATTTTTCCGCTATTCAATGCTGTGCTGCTGTCAGATTCCGACTTTGCCAGCATTCAGTCCGGGGTCAGAGAAGATAATGCTTTCTTACTTTTGATGCCCTTGCTGATTATCTTGGCAGTAAATCTTTTTTTTGTGGAACAGGACAATGATACCTTAAAAAATCTCCTTTGCATACCGATATCAACAACCCAGCTGGTGGTTGTAAAGTTATTGGTTTTGTTGATTTTCTCTGTTTCATTTCAATTAACGGGCTTTGCAGTCAGTACAGTCCTTGCCGTTGTGCAGAATATCCCTCTCAACCATTTTGCTTTTCAACTTTTGCTCACCGCCTCAACGGCGGTACTCATGTGGGCGGCGGCCTTGCCTTGTATTGCGCTGGTTGTCTGGTTTAATAAAAGTTATATCCTTTCGGTGATTATTGTGTTCTTTTACACGCTGCTAAATTATGCCCTGCATTTTAGCAATACAGTTATCATGCAGCCTCTCGGCATTAATGCAGGAACCCTTATGCCCGTGCCGATCATTTTTCGATGGCTGTATCAATTTTACACGCCGATTGGAGAAATCCAAACAGAGTTTTACAACCGTTTCAGTCAATATTTTGTGTCCTCACCCGTATGCTTTGGAGTGCTTTTAGCGGAAGCGGCCGTTTGTATCTTCTTCATGGCACGTATTTATCGGCGCAGAGAAGTTTAA
- a CDS encoding ABC transporter ATP-binding protein: MSDFIIETKNLTKQYGDQKSVSNLNIHVKKGRIYGLLGRNGAGKTTTMKMLLNLTKPTFGEVQIFGKNIQGNEKKILPRIGSLIEAPGFYPNLTGTENLKIFAQLRGVSRRSAVKDALAVVGLAYGDKKLFAQYSLGMKQRLAIALAIMHDPELLILDEPINGLDPIGIAEVRSFIRELCDVKGKTILISSHILSEISLLVDDIGIIDQGMLVEEESLAELEEKNKKYIHLIVSDTAQAARVLERNFGLKNFVIENDYSLRLYDNNLVVSALNRGLMESGLEVSEVHTCEDTLEDYFKRITGGEGIA, from the coding sequence TTGAGTGATTTTATTATTGAAACAAAAAATCTTACCAAACAATATGGGGATCAAAAAAGTGTTTCCAACTTGAACATCCATGTAAAAAAAGGTCGTATCTATGGTTTGCTCGGCAGAAATGGTGCAGGCAAAACCACCACCATGAAAATGCTCTTAAATCTGACGAAGCCGACCTTTGGCGAGGTTCAAATTTTTGGCAAAAATATTCAGGGAAATGAAAAGAAAATTCTACCCCGCATCGGTAGTTTAATTGAAGCACCAGGATTTTATCCGAATCTGACCGGGACGGAAAACCTGAAAATCTTTGCCCAACTGAGAGGGGTTTCCAGGCGTTCGGCTGTCAAGGATGCTCTGGCAGTTGTGGGGCTTGCCTATGGGGATAAAAAGTTATTTGCCCAATATTCGCTGGGTATGAAACAGCGTTTAGCGATTGCTCTTGCTATTATGCACGATCCGGAGCTGTTGATTTTGGATGAACCCATCAATGGACTTGATCCAATTGGTATTGCCGAAGTCCGTTCATTTATTCGGGAACTCTGCGATGTAAAAGGGAAAACCATTTTAATCTCCAGTCATATTCTTTCAGAAATTTCGTTGCTGGTAGATGACATTGGTATCATTGATCAGGGTATGTTGGTGGAAGAAGAAAGCCTTGCTGAGTTGGAAGAGAAAAATAAAAAATACATTCATTTGATAGTTTCCGACACTGCTCAGGCGGCCAGAGTCTTGGAGAGGAACTTTGGGTTAAAAAATTTTGTAATAGAAAATGATTATAGTTTGCGCCTATATGATAACAATTTGGTTGTATCTGCCCTTAATCGCGGCTTGATGGAAAGCGGATTGGAGGTATCCGAAGTTCACACCTGTGAAGATACCCTAGAGGATTACTTTAAGCGCATAACTGGAGGTGAGGGCATTGCGTAA
- a CDS encoding sensor histidine kinase — MLLNVLLGLLLCLALLFGMVCFTKLIAVKRQLQNMTEALNDIQGGNGNRKILVADNELTAELSFKMNGIVYGYEEQLSQLRAADETNRQLMTSLSHDLRTPLTTLLGYLDAIHREELMGKDRGDYLEIARRKAHDLKDYIDILFDWFKLNSSEFSLSIEPVELSELTRHILKDWVPIFEEKMLDYEIELPEKPLLANVDVDGYARIINNVVQNVINHSQATQMKMHMSQKESEIEIVIEDNGIGIDKADLQHLFERLYKCDKGRSNKGSGLGLAIVRQMVEKMNGRITVESERNKYTIFNISFSLNN; from the coding sequence ATGCTTTTGAATGTGCTTTTAGGCCTATTATTATGCCTCGCGCTCTTGTTTGGCATGGTGTGCTTCACAAAACTGATTGCTGTAAAACGACAGCTTCAGAACATGACAGAGGCACTGAATGATATCCAGGGAGGAAATGGAAATCGAAAGATTCTTGTGGCAGACAACGAGTTGACAGCAGAGCTTTCTTTTAAAATGAATGGGATTGTTTATGGCTACGAGGAACAGCTTTCACAGCTGCGAGCGGCGGACGAAACCAATCGTCAGCTTATGACCAGTCTTTCCCATGATCTAAGAACTCCCCTTACTACGCTGCTGGGATACTTGGATGCAATTCATAGAGAAGAGCTCATGGGAAAGGATCGGGGGGATTACCTGGAGATTGCCAGGAGAAAAGCCCATGACTTGAAAGACTATATTGATATTTTATTTGACTGGTTTAAACTGAATTCCAGTGAGTTTTCTTTATCCATAGAACCGGTAGAGCTTTCAGAGCTAACCCGCCATATTTTGAAAGACTGGGTCCCTATTTTTGAAGAGAAAATGTTGGATTATGAAATCGAGCTTCCAGAAAAACCGTTGCTGGCAAACGTGGATGTAGATGGATATGCGCGCATCATTAATAATGTAGTGCAGAATGTTATCAATCATAGCCAGGCGACACAAATGAAAATGCATATGTCCCAGAAAGAATCTGAAATCGAGATCGTAATAGAGGACAATGGTATCGGCATAGACAAAGCAGATCTGCAACACCTATTTGAGCGGTTATATAAATGTGACAAAGGACGGTCGAACAAGGGAAGTGGATTAGGGTTGGCCATTGTCCGGCAGATGGTAGAAAAAATGAATGGCCGCATCACGGTAGAAAGTGAACGAAATAAGTATACAATTTTTAACATTTCGTTTTCCTTGAATAATTGA
- a CDS encoding response regulator transcription factor, whose product MDYHILVIDDDKELCALIRQSVAKERINADYCHSGTKGLELLEKDNYQLILLDVMMPGIDGFQTLEKIRAQSNIPILMLTSKDDSMSKVQGLRSGADDYLTKPFDMEELIARILSLIRRATRFNLADNYSQPLVYKGLTIDFDNRSVTTQHDTFELPPKEFDLLLFCAKNQGKILTKQQIYEEVWGEPYVYDDSNIMAIISRLRKKIEEESSTPLYIQTVKGIGYRFNKEV is encoded by the coding sequence TTGGATTATCATATTTTAGTGATAGATGATGACAAAGAGTTATGCGCCTTAATCAGGCAAAGTGTAGCAAAAGAGAGAATAAATGCCGATTACTGCCATTCCGGGACAAAAGGGCTGGAACTCCTTGAAAAAGACAATTACCAGCTGATTCTTTTAGATGTGATGATGCCAGGAATAGATGGGTTTCAGACTCTGGAGAAAATCCGGGCGCAAAGCAACATCCCCATTCTTATGTTGACTTCCAAAGATGACAGCATGTCAAAAGTGCAAGGTCTGCGTTCTGGTGCAGATGACTATTTAACAAAACCCTTTGATATGGAAGAACTGATTGCTCGGATTCTCTCCTTGATACGCAGAGCTACACGCTTTAATTTAGCAGACAATTACTCACAGCCCCTTGTGTACAAAGGGCTGACAATAGATTTTGACAATCGAAGTGTCACCACCCAACATGATACCTTTGAATTGCCGCCGAAAGAATTTGATTTGTTATTATTTTGCGCTAAAAATCAGGGGAAAATATTAACAAAACAGCAGATTTACGAGGAAGTTTGGGGGGAGCCATATGTCTATGATGATAGCAACATTATGGCCATTATTAGCCGCCTGCGTAAAAAGATTGAAGAGGAATCCAGTACACCGCTTTATATCCAAACGGTCAAAGGGATCGGTTATCGTTTTAACAAGGAGGTGTAA
- a CDS encoding response regulator transcription factor, protein MNKILVVDDDPHFRELVKVVLREEGFILYEASDGLDALSKLETIKVDLAILDVMMPNMDGFELCRELREYYDIPLLMLTAKGETSQKVKGFQLGTDDYLVKPFEPMELVVRVKALLKRYQIIASQRVQIGRLVMNQKNYEVTAGQEKITLPLKEFELLFKLAGQPGRTFSRDTLIEDIWGYDFEGNERTLDVHINRLRQRFPEEKCAFRITTIRGLGYRLEVDL, encoded by the coding sequence GTGAATAAGATTTTAGTTGTTGACGATGACCCGCATTTTCGTGAGTTGGTCAAGGTAGTTTTGCGGGAAGAGGGCTTTATCCTATATGAGGCCAGCGATGGTCTGGACGCCCTTTCTAAATTGGAAACCATAAAAGTTGATTTAGCTATTCTCGATGTAATGATGCCCAATATGGACGGGTTTGAGCTGTGCCGGGAACTTCGGGAATATTACGATATTCCCTTGCTCATGCTGACAGCAAAGGGAGAAACTTCACAGAAAGTAAAAGGCTTTCAGCTCGGAACAGATGATTATTTGGTGAAACCTTTTGAACCGATGGAATTGGTGGTCAGGGTCAAGGCCTTGTTAAAACGCTATCAGATCATCGCTTCTCAACGGGTGCAAATCGGGAGATTGGTGATGAACCAAAAGAATTATGAAGTAACTGCCGGTCAAGAGAAAATTACACTACCCCTTAAAGAATTTGAGCTTTTGTTCAAATTAGCCGGGCAACCCGGACGGACCTTCTCTCGTGATACGCTGATTGAAGATATATGGGGCTATGATTTTGAAGGAAACGAACGGACTCTGGATGTGCATATCAACCGTTTGCGCCAGCGTTTCCCAGAGGAAAAATGTGCTTTTAGAATCACAACCATCCGAGGCTTGGGCTATCGCTTGGAGGTGGATTTATGA
- a CDS encoding sensor histidine kinase: MKKNKLVGFAEDTISELSGLIICFAIAFTTTVTVGFIMVLLSGREITDDMVSPFYVFAFAAWILTYWLAKKNKKIRSLFGIEFNSKIINIRKIALVLMIIGILLICFAVAHGLTSISYGIIRFMPEAQTTREFWSLNILLWVLLLFLVKKFLWAKLPFGNRFISRREIVQGVAITVVSAAVILGGLVVAYFLAFVLYALFMGQGVPDEAPPFFHLLWYYSCILVFFLLRWYLKHSSFTSNIRLLSEVMDTLERIAKGDFSVQLNHSLKEDEPFAKLVKGVNEMALNLKQTENMRQEFISNVSHEIQSPLASIKGFTHVLHHDELTPEERKHYLDIIETEIMRLSRLSENLLKLAALDSDSVKFQPQPYRLDKQLRSLILSCEPQWVEKKINMTAFLDSVTVTADEDMMSQVWVNLIHNSIKFTPEGGSIQVDLHQLENIVECKISDTGIGIDTEAQQHIFERFYKADKSRERTKKGSGLGLSIVKKTVETHGGKITVQSEPGAGTSFTVSLPL, from the coding sequence ATGAAAAAAAATAAGCTTGTCGGCTTTGCAGAAGACACGATTTCAGAGTTGTCCGGGCTAATCATCTGCTTTGCTATTGCTTTTACCACTACCGTTACTGTGGGCTTTATAATGGTTTTACTTTCAGGGCGGGAAATAACAGATGACATGGTTTCCCCTTTTTATGTGTTTGCTTTTGCGGCGTGGATATTAACGTATTGGTTAGCCAAAAAAAATAAAAAAATCAGGTCATTATTTGGGATTGAGTTTAACTCCAAAATAATAAATATCCGCAAGATTGCCTTAGTTTTAATGATCATTGGGATTCTGCTGATTTGTTTTGCCGTTGCCCATGGGCTCACCAGTATCAGCTACGGAATCATTCGGTTTATGCCAGAAGCCCAAACCACTCGTGAGTTTTGGAGTCTTAACATCCTACTCTGGGTGCTCCTTTTGTTTCTGGTCAAAAAGTTCCTATGGGCCAAGCTGCCTTTTGGTAACCGATTTATCAGCAGAAGGGAAATTGTTCAGGGCGTAGCCATAACGGTTGTAAGCGCGGCGGTCATTTTGGGGGGATTGGTTGTTGCTTACTTTTTGGCTTTTGTTCTGTACGCTCTTTTTATGGGGCAAGGCGTGCCAGATGAGGCTCCCCCATTTTTTCATCTTCTTTGGTATTACTCCTGTATACTGGTCTTTTTCTTGCTTCGTTGGTATCTCAAGCATTCTAGTTTTACAAGCAATATTCGTTTGCTCTCTGAGGTGATGGACACATTGGAACGCATCGCCAAGGGTGATTTTAGCGTTCAGCTCAATCACAGCCTGAAAGAAGATGAACCTTTTGCAAAATTAGTTAAGGGTGTCAACGAGATGGCCTTGAATTTGAAGCAGACGGAAAATATGCGACAGGAGTTTATCTCTAACGTGTCCCACGAAATACAATCTCCCCTTGCTTCAATCAAAGGGTTTACCCATGTACTTCACCATGATGAATTAACACCGGAAGAACGAAAACATTACCTGGATATTATTGAAACTGAAATAATGCGGTTATCCAGATTAAGTGAGAACCTGCTAAAACTTGCTGCCTTGGATTCGGACAGCGTAAAATTTCAACCCCAACCATATCGGTTAGATAAACAGCTTCGATCCTTAATCCTAAGCTGTGAACCACAATGGGTCGAAAAAAAGATTAATATGACGGCCTTTCTTGACAGTGTAACCGTCACAGCGGATGAGGATATGATGAGCCAAGTGTGGGTAAACCTCATTCATAACAGTATTAAGTTTACACCGGAGGGTGGAAGTATACAGGTGGATTTACACCAGCTGGAAAATATTGTGGAATGTAAAATATCTGACACCGGCATTGGGATTGACACGGAGGCGCAGCAACATATTTTTGAACGATTTTACAAAGCGGACAAATCAAGGGAACGCACGAAAAAAGGAAGCGGTCTGGGACTTTCCATCGTAAAAAAAACGGTGGAAACCCACGGCGGCAAAATCACCGTGCAAAGCGAGCCAGGAGCAGGAACATCCTTTACAGTATCCCTGCCCCTATAG
- a CDS encoding alcohol acetyltransferase — translation MIGMKRLYGLDNTAKLYPAVTKNANTCVFRLSAILTENVDHHALQQAAEITIKRFHTMAVKLKQGFFWVYLYENSNPLVVQKESNYPCGPIMGIKENNEYLFKIMYLDRRITLECFHTLTDGMGAMEFLKSLVYQYLLLIGKDVQDEGIILLPESVPDQQEEEDGCLRYYQKHVKKSKFETRKARAIKGTVLANPRTNVIHGVISSLPLKNYVHHQGTTITGYLTTVFAQAISSSASQQGQSHHPIRIGIPVNLRGLFPSKTLRNFVSQISVSLPAASEQTFDEQMNSVTTQMKSSITKENLSGRINTFVGYEKMLAGRILPWFIKKAAIDFVSKRSNRATTALLSNLGNIKLPQSMAQYIDMIEVVPSPKKAASITCGICSVGGKLNISFASNIVESDVIELFFHLISEQTGLDVEIYSNGWIETDTLPADGRIRYPAYAAAETKPPQISFKPPSRLLHELIPIRWI, via the coding sequence ATGATTGGAATGAAACGACTGTATGGCCTCGATAACACTGCAAAGCTCTATCCTGCGGTGACCAAGAATGCAAACACTTGTGTTTTTCGTCTTTCGGCAATATTGACCGAAAACGTTGACCACCACGCACTTCAGCAAGCTGCTGAAATAACAATCAAACGCTTCCACACAATGGCCGTCAAATTAAAACAAGGATTTTTTTGGGTTTACCTTTATGAAAATAGCAATCCGCTGGTAGTACAAAAAGAATCCAATTATCCTTGTGGGCCGATTATGGGAATCAAAGAAAACAATGAGTACTTATTTAAAATCATGTATCTGGACCGCCGAATTACCTTGGAGTGTTTCCACACGCTTACAGATGGCATGGGCGCGATGGAATTTTTAAAATCGTTAGTATATCAATACTTACTCCTAATTGGAAAAGATGTTCAGGATGAGGGAATAATCCTGCTGCCAGAAAGTGTACCGGATCAACAGGAGGAAGAGGATGGTTGTTTAAGGTATTATCAGAAACACGTCAAAAAATCAAAATTTGAGACACGAAAAGCCCGTGCCATTAAGGGAACCGTTCTTGCAAACCCTAGGACGAATGTCATTCATGGTGTCATCTCTAGTTTACCTCTTAAGAATTATGTACACCATCAAGGAACCACCATAACAGGGTATTTGACCACGGTATTCGCCCAAGCGATTTCTTCATCCGCTTCTCAGCAGGGTCAAAGCCATCACCCTATTCGGATTGGTATACCTGTTAACCTGCGGGGGCTGTTCCCGTCAAAAACCCTGAGAAATTTTGTTTCGCAAATCAGTGTAAGTCTTCCGGCAGCTTCTGAACAAACCTTTGATGAACAGATGAATTCTGTAACTACACAAATGAAATCTTCTATAACAAAAGAAAATTTATCCGGCAGGATAAATACCTTTGTGGGATATGAAAAAATGCTGGCTGGACGGATTCTGCCCTGGTTCATAAAAAAAGCAGCAATCGATTTTGTATCAAAACGATCGAACCGGGCGACAACTGCTCTCTTGAGCAACCTGGGGAATATCAAGCTGCCCCAGTCGATGGCACAATATATTGACATGATAGAGGTGGTTCCCTCTCCTAAAAAAGCGGCCTCTATTACCTGTGGTATCTGTTCCGTGGGGGGTAAATTAAATATTTCTTTTGCCAGCAATATCGTTGAATCCGATGTAATAGAACTTTTTTTCCATTTGATTTCCGAGCAAACAGGACTGGACGTTGAAATCTACTCCAATGGCTGGATTGAAACCGATACGCTGCCAGCAGACGGCAGAATCCGCTATCCGGCTTACGCGGCGGCAGAGACTAAGCCTCCCCAAATAAGCTTTAAACCTCCGTCCCGCTTGCTGCACGAGTTAATTCCTATACGGTGGATATAA
- a CDS encoding PLP-dependent transferase — translation MSKVENGLLKFITCGSVDDGKSTLIGHILYDSKLLYADQEQALVLDSQVGSRGGEIDYSLLLDGLMAEREQGITIDVAYRYFTTEARSFIVADTPGHEEYTRNMAVGASFADLAVILLNASQGVLLQTRRHARICALMGIKHFIFAVNKMDLVGYEKEHVDRISVEISQLREELSLENVMIIPISATEGDNVTKPSANMSWYQGPTLLQHLETVDIAGNLPEPGFYMPVQRVCRPDHTFRGFQGQIEAGSVHTGDEITAWPSGETAVVKSILVADRMAEWASAGQPATIQLDREVDVSRGCVLEKGARLRVGNSFSSFLLWMDESPLTVGKEYWIKIGTKVHTCIVSSIQYKVDINSGAHLPIQSLRKNEIALCDITVPLHIPFAEFAVHKALGELILIDRIAHTTAACGIIQQANKTAERESSQVSRPDKEQGMGLNTRLLQGTSHPLEPTGSTLPPIYQASAFAHESAEKLESVFAGKSPGFAYTRISNPTTLAFEKRMAQIEGGVDAVSCASGMAAVSMALLNILQSGDEILSGSGLFGGTLDLLKDLEFFGITTRFLEHMTAKEAGKNITDKTRVIFTELIGNPRLDVVNIRALADVAEANNIPLIIDSTTATPALIRPLEHGAHIVIHSSSKYINGSGDAISGVIVDGGKFKWNVEKFIPLAKYRAMGQFAYTARLRQDIWRNFGACLAPQNAYLNCIGLETLGIRMKRLCENALNLAEFLSKFQAIQCVNYPGLNASPYKPLIDGQMEKGMGGAILTVCTGTKEKAFRLINSLKYARIATNIGDVRTLVIHPASTIYLHASEKQKQNAGVYDDLIRISVGLEDIADLKADFAQAIENMND, via the coding sequence ATGAGCAAAGTAGAAAATGGACTTTTAAAATTTATTACCTGCGGCAGTGTGGACGATGGAAAATCCACTTTGATCGGGCATATTCTATACGATTCAAAGCTTCTGTATGCGGATCAGGAGCAGGCTCTCGTCCTAGACAGTCAGGTGGGCAGCCGGGGCGGCGAAATTGACTACTCTCTGCTGCTGGATGGGTTGATGGCTGAGCGGGAACAGGGCATCACCATTGATGTGGCCTACCGCTATTTTACCACAGAAGCCCGCAGCTTTATTGTGGCTGACACGCCGGGGCATGAGGAATACACCCGCAATATGGCGGTAGGGGCTTCCTTTGCCGATTTGGCGGTAATTCTTTTGAACGCATCTCAAGGGGTGCTATTACAGACTCGGCGTCACGCAAGAATCTGCGCACTGATGGGAATTAAGCACTTTATATTTGCAGTCAATAAGATGGATTTGGTGGGATATGAAAAGGAACACGTTGATCGCATATCTGTGGAGATATCCCAACTGCGTGAGGAATTATCTCTGGAAAATGTAATGATAATTCCAATATCGGCTACCGAGGGCGACAATGTAACAAAACCCTCGGCAAACATGTCTTGGTACCAGGGTCCAACCTTGCTGCAGCATCTGGAAACTGTAGATATTGCCGGAAATCTGCCAGAGCCGGGGTTTTACATGCCTGTCCAGCGAGTGTGCCGTCCGGATCATACCTTTCGGGGTTTTCAGGGTCAGATTGAAGCGGGCAGCGTTCATACTGGCGATGAAATTACTGCCTGGCCCAGCGGCGAGACCGCAGTAGTGAAAAGCATCCTGGTGGCAGACAGGATGGCTGAATGGGCTTCTGCTGGACAGCCAGCCACCATACAGCTGGACCGGGAGGTAGATGTTTCCCGGGGATGTGTGCTTGAAAAGGGTGCAAGGCTGAGGGTTGGGAACAGCTTTTCCTCCTTTTTGCTGTGGATGGATGAGAGCCCGCTGACCGTGGGAAAAGAATATTGGATTAAAATCGGCACGAAGGTGCATACCTGTATTGTGAGCAGCATTCAATACAAGGTCGATATCAACAGTGGAGCACATCTTCCAATCCAGAGCTTGCGTAAGAATGAAATCGCTTTGTGTGATATTACTGTACCACTACATATTCCTTTTGCGGAATTTGCTGTACATAAGGCACTGGGTGAGCTGATTCTGATTGATCGGATAGCTCACACCACAGCAGCCTGTGGCATCATTCAACAGGCAAATAAAACGGCAGAACGGGAGTCAAGTCAAGTCTCCCGGCCAGACAAGGAGCAAGGAATGGGATTAAATACGAGGCTTCTGCAAGGGACGTCACATCCTCTTGAGCCGACAGGCTCCACCTTGCCACCCATTTATCAGGCTTCAGCCTTTGCTCATGAATCCGCGGAAAAGCTGGAAAGCGTATTCGCAGGCAAATCACCAGGGTTTGCCTACACGCGTATTTCCAATCCGACGACTCTTGCCTTTGAAAAGCGGATGGCTCAAATTGAAGGCGGTGTGGATGCGGTTTCTTGTGCATCCGGCATGGCAGCGGTATCCATGGCCCTTTTGAATATCCTGCAAAGTGGGGATGAAATCCTCTCTGGAAGCGGGCTTTTCGGCGGCACGCTGGATCTGCTTAAAGACCTGGAGTTCTTTGGCATCACCACTCGCTTTTTAGAGCATATGACAGCGAAGGAAGCGGGAAAAAATATCACCGACAAAACCAGGGTGATTTTTACCGAACTAATCGGCAATCCCCGCCTTGATGTAGTGAACATTCGGGCACTGGCGGATGTTGCAGAAGCGAATAATATTCCGCTAATCATTGACAGCACCACCGCGACGCCAGCCCTGATTCGGCCCCTTGAGCACGGAGCCCACATCGTAATCCATTCTTCCTCTAAATACATAAACGGAAGCGGAGACGCTATTTCCGGTGTTATTGTGGATGGTGGGAAATTTAAATGGAATGTTGAAAAGTTCATTCCTCTTGCAAAATACAGAGCAATGGGGCAATTTGCCTACACCGCCCGGCTGAGGCAGGACATCTGGCGAAATTTTGGGGCCTGTTTGGCCCCCCAGAACGCCTACCTCAATTGTATCGGATTGGAGACTCTGGGAATACGAATGAAAAGGCTTTGTGAAAACGCTTTGAATCTGGCGGAATTCCTATCAAAATTTCAGGCCATCCAGTGTGTAAATTATCCGGGACTAAACGCAAGCCCATATAAACCGTTGATTGACGGCCAGATGGAAAAGGGGATGGGCGGCGCAATTCTGACGGTTTGTACGGGGACTAAGGAAAAAGCCTTCAGACTGATCAACAGCCTGAAATATGCTCGTATCGCCACCAATATCGGAGACGTCCGCACACTGGTCATTCATCCGGCCTCTACGATTTACCTACATGCTTCAGAGAAACAGAAGCAAAATGCGGGTGTTTACGATGATTTGATTCGTATCAGCGTAGGGTTGGAGGACATTGCGGATTTGAAAGCCGACTTTGCACAGGCGATTGAAAATATGAACGACTAA